GTAAGAAACTGCTAGAACGAGTATGCCAATGCAGTTCATAACCGTAAGTTTCTTGTTCAGCTAGGAGTTCGTAAAATACTTCAGCGGCGCTTTGTCCTGACCCTAATACTGTAACAGATTTGGAAGCACGAGGCCGATCGCGTTTATGCAAAAACTCAGCCGAATGGAAAATATTTTCCGTAGGTAAAGCATTTTTGAAACAATCTGGAACTTTTGGAACGCTACCTACTCCTAATACTAAATGTCGCGCTAAATAGGTTTTAATTTCTTGGGAAGCAACCTCACGAACTTGTACTTCAAAATAGCTTCCTTCGGATGTTTTTTGCCAATAAATTGCTTCTACTCTCTGTCCAAACTGACAACTTTCTAATTGATTCGCTACCCACTGACAATAATGATTATATTCCCGACGTGGAATCTGAAAACGTTCCAAAATATAGAAATGGTAAAGCCGTGATTGTTCCTGTAAATAGTTCAGGTAACTAAAACGGTTACTAGGATTAACCATTGTTACCAAATCAGCTAAAAAGGAAACTTGAATTGTTGAACCTTCAATTAACAAACCCGAATGCCAAATAAACTCAGGCTTTTGTTCTAAAAACAGTGCTTTTATCCCCGAAATTGGTTCAAGTAATGCGGCTAATCCTAAATTAAATGGCCCAATTCCCACACCCAAAATATCGTAAATATCTTTAGCCATGAATCTTTCTCACTTAGAAACTTTTTCTTTCACAAAACATCAATGCTGCGCGTTTATCAGGTAACTCAATTTCTCGTTGCAACTCAAAACCGCAGCGTCTAAAAACATGAATCATTTTCGAGTTACGAATATCCGGTTCTGCAATCATTTTTTCAGTGGCAGAATGT
The Phormidium ambiguum IAM M-71 genome window above contains:
- a CDS encoding lysine N(6)-hydroxylase/L-ornithine N(5)-oxygenase family protein, translating into MAKDIYDILGVGIGPFNLGLAALLEPISGIKALFLEQKPEFIWHSGLLIEGSTIQVSFLADLVTMVNPSNRFSYLNYLQEQSRLYHFYILERFQIPRREYNHYCQWVANQLESCQFGQRVEAIYWQKTSEGSYFEVQVREVASQEIKTYLARHLVLGVGSVPKVPDCFKNALPTENIFHSAEFLHKRDRPRASKSVTVLGSGQSAAEVFYELLAEQETYGYELHWHTRSSSFLPMEYTKLALEHFSPDYIRYFYHLSAEMRSQILQQQTFFYKGISHETITKIYDLLYERTIAGKKPPIQLLPLLEAKEITPISTPNGTRYQIGYRHQQQGERINHETDCIILATGYNHAIPACISGLKNLIEWDDSGHYKVNLDYRLHLTKTIPNQIFVQNGELHTHGIGAPDLGLGAYRNAVIINTLTGKTIYPVNHSNVFQKFGVAAS